AGCTGCTGCTTCATCTGCTGCACCTGCGCGCGAAAGTGTTCATGCTGGGCGACATGCTGCTGATATTCCGGATAGCTGTTTTCGCGCATGTACCGTTCTTCGGTGGTAAAGTGTTCGTGAATATAATCTTCAAGAAACGCCATGGTCTGATAAATGGCGTCTTTGGCACGGCCAAGCAGCAGTGCGTCAAAGAGATTATTGATGCGGTTGATCAGCTCACGATGCTGCTGGTCGATTTGCGCAATGCCCACGGCAATATTTTCGCTCCACTGAATGTGCAGATGCCTGGCCGTCAGACCGCTGAACTGTTTATGAAATGACTGATCCACGGAGTCATAGGCGGCGTGTATTTCCATGAACTCCTTTTCGCATACCAGGAAGGCGTCTACAATATCGGGGTCGAAGTGGCCACCACGTTCACTGCGGATGATCTCACAGGTTCTTTCATGGCTGATGGGCTCTTTATAGGGGCGTCGTGAGCGCAGGGCATCATACACGTCGCACAGGGCGAAGATCCTCGCCTCCAGGGGAATCTCTTCGCCTTTGAGCTGATCGGGATATCCACGGCCATCGTAACGCTCATGGTGGTAGTGGGCGATATTGCGCCCGATCTCCAGAAAGGGGTCGTGGAGCCCGCACTGGTCGATGATGGACTGAATCACATTGCGACCGATGGTGGAGTGGGAGCGCATGATGGCAAACTCCTCATCGCTGAGCTTCCCCGGTTTCAGGAGCACGTGGTCGGGTACGCCCACCTTACCAATGTCATGGAGTAAGGAAGCGTCGGCCATGTCTTTAATAAATGTTTTGCGCAGCAGACGGGAAAATTTCGGGTTATGGCACAACTGCAGCGCCAGGAGCATCCCGTAGTTGCGGGTGCGTTCCAGGTGATCGCCGGTTTCGGGATCGCGCCACTCCGCCAGATTAGCCAGGGAAAAGACCGTCGCCTTCTTGGTTTTCAGGGATTCATGAAAACGCCGGAACTTGGCGTACCCAAGGCTTGCCAGCAAGCCATAGAGCAGACTCACCGCGAAGAGGATCAGCAGGGTCGACTTCAGGGTCTGATTCTCCGCGAAACGCTGATCAGCAGCCACCACAAAAACCAGGGGAGTCCCCATGAAATCATGGGCAAGATGCGGCAATGACTCGACATCAACCACAGCACCTTCACCATGGCTCGCGCTCAGGGGCAAGGCGCCCTGCATTTGCATGTCATGCTGCCAGAGAATCTCTCCGTAAATCGGATTGACGACAAGAACCTGGTGTGGCAGTACCCGAAAGAGGCGTTGCGGGCTGAAGGAAACGCTCATGGCTGAACCATCCCCCAGCGGCACCGACAGACGCATGGACTCACTTACCGGCACACCACCATGAAATTCAAGGCGTGGGCCACTCACCTGCCCTTTCCAGAAGGGTACCTGCTGATTCACGAGGGTCGATCCATCGCGTGTCACTGCCAGGCGCAGGGCACCTTCTCTGTCCCACACCGCCAGGGCCTGGTAATTGCGTACGGTCAGAAATCCCTGGAATAGCTCAACCTGTCGCTCCTGCGCCCAGTCGTGTTGAAGCTGACCGAGAAACTGCGCACTTTGACTGAGGAAGTCCAGTTCGTGAACAAGCGCCTGGCGGGCATTTTCCAGGACTGCCCGAACTTCTGCCTCCTGCGCTGCCACCACATCACGGTGGGAACGCCAGCCCTCCGCTGCTATCACCAGTATAATGAGGAGAAAAGCGGCCAGGGAACCCAGCACCACCCCACGGTGATAGCCGAGGATACGTACAGCGAGTGGCTGCGCGTTGTGCCTGTCTGCGTCGGTGCCGAAACCATCTGCAATGCGTCGAAAAATATCAGGAGCCAATGACACACCATTCAGACGACATTGCGCCCACCCGTACGCTCCAGAGTCTGTCGCGCGGAACGCAGTAATTCTTCCGTTGTCGGCCAGTCAATACACTTGTCGGTGATGGAGACCCCGTAGCAGAGTTTGGAGGAACAAGGGGCCATGGGTTGATTGCCGGCCTGCAGGTTGCTTTCCATCATTACGCCGAAAATGGAGGTATTGCCACCCGTGATCTGCTCCAGAACAGAGTGCAGCACTTCAGCCTGGCGGTCGTGATCTTTGAAGGAATTGGCGTGGGAGCAATCCACCATGATGGAAGGAGCCAGGCCGGCCTTGTGGAGGACTTCCTCGGTGTCCCTGATATCAGCGGGTTCATAATTGGGCTTCTGACTGCCGCCCCGCAGCACGATGTGTACCGACTGATTGCCCGTGGTCTGCACAATGGCCGTGCGACCTTCCAGGTTGATACCGATAAAACTGTGGGGGTGCTGAGCCGCCTTCATGGCGTCTATGGCAATCTGCAGGCTTCCGTCGGTGCCGTTTTTGAAACCAACGGGGAAGGAGAGGCCACTGGCCATTTCCCGGTGTGGCTGCGACTCCGTGGTGCGGGCGCCGATGGCACCCCAGCTGATCATGTCCGAGAGATACTGGGGCGTGATGGGGTCCAGCATTTCCGTGGCAATGGGCAGTTCCAGATCGGTAATGGCGCACAGCAGCTGACGGGCAACCCCCAGCCCTTTGGATATCTGGTGGCTGCCGTCCAGATCGGGATCGTTGATGAGACCTTTCCAGCCAATGGTGGTCCGGGGCTTTTCAAAGTAGACACGCATGACGATGAACAGCTGATCGCTCACCTCGCGATTCAGCCTGGCCAGGCGCTGGGCATACTCAAGGGCGGCTTTCGGGTCGTGAATGGAGCAGGGGCCCACCACCACCATCAGGCGACTGTCCTTGCCCGAGAGGATATTGCGGATATGCTGCCGCGCCTGGGTGACAAAGGCAGCCCCTTCACTGGAGAGGGGGAAGACCTGCTTCAGACTGGCAGGGCTGATAATGGGGGTCAGACGACTGACGTTCAGATCACTGGTACGAATCATAAAACCTCCTGAAAAACAAACCTCTCCCCGGTGACCGATTCCGGAGAGAGGCATTCATGGTAACAAGGATCTGTGGCTTGGTTCCAGGGACGTCCTAAAACAGGCCGATGGCCCGCAGAAACACCAGGCCAATGGCAACTGGTGCCACAAAGCGCAGGATAAAGATCCAGGCATTGCCCCACAGGGTATCTCCAAAATCAGAGGATTCCAGCGCGTCGGATTTCTTCCATCCCCAGCCGATAAAGAGAGCGATGATCATGCCCCCCAGCGGCAGGAAGATATTCGAGGCGAGAAAATCCATGGAGTCCAGGATGTCCTTACCGAAAATGGTGACGTTGGAAAGCACTCCAAGACCAAGCGAAGATGGTATACCAACCAGGAAAATAATACCACCGATTACCACCGTCGTCATATGCCGACCCCACCCGAAAACACGCATGAAATAGGAGACGGCCACCTCAAGCAGTGACATGGCGGAAGAAAGGGCAGCCGCAGCCAGCAGGAAGAAGAAGGCGATTCCCACCACAACGCCGATTGCCAGATTCTGGAAGATATCGGGCAGGGTGATGAACACCAGTCCGGGGCCAGCTCCAGGTTCGCCTCCAAAGGCGAAAACAGCAGGGAAGATCACCAGACCTGCCACGATGGCAAACATCGTGTCGAGGGAGACAACACCCACGGCGGCTCCTGGCAGCTTTTCCTTTGGGGTGAGGTAGCTGCTGTAGGTAATCAGCGCCCCCATACCGAGACTCAGGGAGAAGAAGGCCTGTCCAAGTGCCGCCAGGTAGAGTTCCGGACGGGACAGAGCGCTCCAGTCAGGCGAGAACAGAAAAGAGATGGCTTCGCGGGCAGCGCCAAGGCTGAGGCTGTAGAGTGCCAGCACCAGCAGCAGGATAGCCAGCAGGGGCATGAGGATGCGGTTGGCGGTTTCAATGCCTTTCTTCACACCCAGGAAGACAATGCCAATGGTTAACGCCATGAAGACAAACTGCCAGAACAGAGGTTCATAGGCATTGGTGATAAAGCCGATGAAGAAGCCGTCATAACCGTTTTCCGGTGTACTCCACA
This portion of the Desulfurispirillum indicum S5 genome encodes:
- a CDS encoding bacteriohemerythrin; translation: MAPDIFRRIADGFGTDADRHNAQPLAVRILGYHRGVVLGSLAAFLLIILVIAAEGWRSHRDVVAAQEAEVRAVLENARQALVHELDFLSQSAQFLGQLQHDWAQERQVELFQGFLTVRNYQALAVWDREGALRLAVTRDGSTLVNQQVPFWKGQVSGPRLEFHGGVPVSESMRLSVPLGDGSAMSVSFSPQRLFRVLPHQVLVVNPIYGEILWQHDMQMQGALPLSASHGEGAVVDVESLPHLAHDFMGTPLVFVVAADQRFAENQTLKSTLLILFAVSLLYGLLASLGYAKFRRFHESLKTKKATVFSLANLAEWRDPETGDHLERTRNYGMLLALQLCHNPKFSRLLRKTFIKDMADASLLHDIGKVGVPDHVLLKPGKLSDEEFAIMRSHSTIGRNVIQSIIDQCGLHDPFLEIGRNIAHYHHERYDGRGYPDQLKGEEIPLEARIFALCDVYDALRSRRPYKEPISHERTCEIIRSERGGHFDPDIVDAFLVCEKEFMEIHAAYDSVDQSFHKQFSGLTARHLHIQWSENIAVGIAQIDQQHRELINRINNLFDALLLGRAKDAIYQTMAFLEDYIHEHFTTEERYMRENSYPEYQQHVAQHEHFRAQVQQMKQQLLDEGASSALVMDLNRQIVHWLTNHIAVTDKRMAQFIAHHTLTR
- a CDS encoding 3-deoxy-7-phosphoheptulonate synthase translates to MIRTSDLNVSRLTPIISPASLKQVFPLSSEGAAFVTQARQHIRNILSGKDSRLMVVVGPCSIHDPKAALEYAQRLARLNREVSDQLFIVMRVYFEKPRTTIGWKGLINDPDLDGSHQISKGLGVARQLLCAITDLELPIATEMLDPITPQYLSDMISWGAIGARTTESQPHREMASGLSFPVGFKNGTDGSLQIAIDAMKAAQHPHSFIGINLEGRTAIVQTTGNQSVHIVLRGGSQKPNYEPADIRDTEEVLHKAGLAPSIMVDCSHANSFKDHDRQAEVLHSVLEQITGGNTSIFGVMMESNLQAGNQPMAPCSSKLCYGVSITDKCIDWPTTEELLRSARQTLERTGGRNVV
- a CDS encoding sodium-dependent transporter, producing the protein MQRCDLTPREHWASRWGFILAAMGSAVGLGNIWRFSYVAGENGGGTFLLVYVLCVLLIGLPIVMAEFTIGRKSQCDVVGAFTSLAPGKPWVVAGIMGVSSAFIILSFYGVIGGWTVKYLVSYLTGSLWSTPENGYDGFFIGFITNAYEPLFWQFVFMALTIGIVFLGVKKGIETANRILMPLLAILLLVLALYSLSLGAAREAISFLFSPDWSALSRPELYLAALGQAFFSLSLGMGALITYSSYLTPKEKLPGAAVGVVSLDTMFAIVAGLVIFPAVFAFGGEPGAGPGLVFITLPDIFQNLAIGVVVGIAFFFLLAAAALSSAMSLLEVAVSYFMRVFGWGRHMTTVVIGGIIFLVGIPSSLGLGVLSNVTIFGKDILDSMDFLASNIFLPLGGMIIALFIGWGWKKSDALESSDFGDTLWGNAWIFILRFVAPVAIGLVFLRAIGLF